CGTCATAGCGGCACGGCAGCCCCGCAACCTGCGTGTCCGCCTCGGCTGGACCCTCGTGGAGGTCGGCCTCCGGCTGACCACCGCACCCAGGACGGCGACCGCCGTTTCCTGACCCCCGTTCCGCCCGTCCGCACGGGCGCGCCGCGCCCTCATGACGCCGGTCGGCTCCGCGGCGCCCGGCACCCTCAACTACGACGAGGAGAGCGGCACGCTCCACGTCACGACGTGGCCGAGCGATTCGACCAGCCCGGCCCACAGCAACGTCGGCAGGGCGCCTGCGGGGAGAAAGTCACCTGGGTAGTGCGACCTCCGCCCAGACCGTTTTCGTGTACGCGTCCCGGACCTCGCAGCCCCATCGTTCGGCGTATGCCGCCACGAGCAGCAGTCCACGCCCGGACGGGGCGTCGGGCGCCGCCGGTTCGGCCACGGGGTCGCGGGGCAGCCGCCCCGGGCGGGTGTCCGTCACCTCGACGCGGACGACGCCGTGCACGGGCAGGAGGAGCAGCGTCAGGCGGAAGTCCCGGCCGGGTGTCCTGCCGTGGGTGATCGCGTTGGCCGCCAGCTCGGCCGTGACGAGGGCGACGGCCTGTGACGTCCCGGAGCCGTACGGGATCTCCCAGGCCGCGAGCTGCTGTCCGGCGAGGCGACGGGCGAGACGGGCTCCGCGTGCGGTGCTGCTGAGGCGGACGGCGAGGTGCGGGGCGCCAGTGGGCGGTTTCACACTGATGTTGGTCGGCTTCACGCAGTGACAGTCCCGTGGCGCGGACGACCGGACGAGGTCGGATCTCCGTACGTGGTCGCGTGGTACGGCCGCTGTAGGGGTTCGTAGGACGGGCGTACGGGGCCGTGAGCGTAGCCGGGGCGGCCGGGACGAGTGGGCTGCCTTCGTGACCCGCGGCCCACTCGTCCCGGTGGTTCAGCCCCCTCACACCTCGATGCGCAGCCAGGTGTCGCCGGTGCGGAGCCAGAGCGTGCCGTCGCGGCCCTGGCCACAGCGGAGAACGACCCGGCCGGGTACGTCGAGTACGCGCTGGTCGGTCACCGTCCAGGTGGTGCCGTCGAGTTCGGCGCGGGTGAGTTCGACGGTGGGCTCGTTGTGGTGACGGCGGGTCAGGAGTGCCCGGTTGCCGCGGACCGCGAACCCGTCCGGGGCGTGGACGGGGCTCGGGTAGGTCGTCACCTCACCGGTGGAGGGGGTGATGCGGGAGAGGAAGGTGCCGCGCATGCTGCCGCCCGAGTACCAGACCAGCCACACCTGGTCGCCTTCGGTCGCGGCCGTGCAGCCCTCCAGAGGGGGGCAGGGCAGACGGCCCCGCGGACTCCATATCGCCCGGCCTTCGGTGTTCCAGCCGGCGAGCCCGGCTCCGGACTCGGGGTGACCCCCGTAGATCCCTTCGTCCCCGTGGGCCGTCCAGATCCGTCCGTGGCGGTCGGTCACGAGGGCGGGGATGTCGTCGCCGACGCAGAACTCCGCCTCGGGCGTGCCCGTCGCCGAGTACACCACGGCGTTGGGTGCCCAGAGACCGTCGGACTTGTTGCGCATGGTACGTCCGCTCACCAGGAGGAACCGTGAGTCCGGAAGCAGCGCCAAGTGGCTGGGGCGGCCCTCGATGTTCTCCACCGTGGTGCGCCGCTCCTGCTGTCCCGTGACGGTGACCAGCTCGCCGGTGAAGGTGCCCTTCGGTCTCCATCCGACCCATCCCCTGATGTAGGGGGTGTGGTCCACATGCCGCCGGTGCACGAGCAGGACCGAGAGTTCACCGGCCGGGCCGACGCTCCACCACAGTGCCTCGCGCCCTTGCGCGATGTCATCGGCGGGCACGGTCCACGCCTCGTGCACGGGGGGATCGGTGTGATCACTCATCGACTGACGCGTCATCGAGATCGGTCACCTCAAGGACTCTGGGGGCCAACACCGCCCGAAGATCCCCACCTTACGGATTCGCGGACCGACGTTGTACGGGTTTTTGTACGGGCGTTGTACGGGTCCGGGTCGTGTCCCGATCGTCGCGGGTCGCGTTGAGCAGGGTCCCGGTGGCGAGGTCGGGCGAGGCTGCGGGGCGGATGAGCGGGGTGCGTTCCGGGACGGAAGGACGTGAGGGCGTGAGCACGGTACGGGAAGCGCGAAGCGGTCGGGCGGCGAAGCCGAAGGAGGACGGAGGGGATCGGCCAGGGGCGTGGTCGGCGTACGGCAGGCTGCTGCAACACCTGCGCAAGCGGGCCGGGTTGAATCAGCAGGAGCTCGGGGAGGCCATCGGGTACTCGCTGGAACAGGTCGGCTCGGTCGAACAGGGCCGACGCCCGGCGAAGGCGGCGTTCACGAGGGCGGCGGACCGGGTGCTGGAGGCGGGCGGAGTTCTGGAGGTGCTCCAGGACGAGGTGGACCGGGCGAAGCTGCCGAGGTTCTTCAGGAACTTCGCGCTCTTCGAGGCGGAGGCGGTGAGCAGGTTCGACTATGACCCACTGCTGGTGCCAGGGCTGTTGCAGACGGAAGGGTATGCCCGAGCCTTGTTCGCCGGGCACTGCCCGCCGCTCGGTGAAGAGGTCATCGACCAACACACGGAGGCACGACTGTGTCGCCAGAAGCTCCTGACCCGGGTGCCGTTCGCGGAACTGTCCTTCATCATCGGTGAGGAGGCCCTGCGAAACCCGGTGGCCGACAGGGAGGTGATGCGGGAACAGTGGCAACACCTGCTTGAGACGCGGGCGTTGCGCAACGTGGAGGTCCAGGTGATGCCCGCCGACTGCGGGTTCCACTCCGGCCTGAACGGGTCTTTCGTGGTTCTGGAGACCAGGGACCACCAGCACCTCGGCTACATCGAATCTCAGGAAGTCGGGTGCGTCGTGCACGATCCCGCAGAGGTCAGTGCCTTCGGGTTGCGGTATGGCAAGCTGCGGTCGCAGGCTCTGAGCGGCGTCGAGTCTGCGCGCCTCATCGAGCGGATGGTGGGAGAGACATGAGCGTGGAGCAGGTGACCGAGAACGTGGACGGGCTGCGCTGGTTCAAGAGCAGCTACAGCGGCTCGGGGGGTGGCAACTGCGTGGAGGTGGCCGCCGGGCTGGACGCCATGTACGTACGGGACTCGAAGGTCACGGGCGGCGGGCCCGTGCTGCGGGTCGGCAGGGCGGAGTGGGCCGCTTTCCTGGCATCCACCGAGTGACGGGGGCCGGGCGGGTGGCCGAGCGTGGCAGGGGGGCCACCCACCCGTCCGCCCCGGGAGTCAGCCGTCCCAGGTCCAGTCCGCGACCTCCGGGAG
The DNA window shown above is from Streptomyces sp. NBC_00670 and carries:
- a CDS encoding ATP-binding protein, which encodes MKPTNISVKPPTGAPHLAVRLSSTARGARLARRLAGQQLAAWEIPYGSGTSQAVALVTAELAANAITHGRTPGRDFRLTLLLLPVHGVVRVEVTDTRPGRLPRDPVAEPAAPDAPSGRGLLLVAAYAERWGCEVRDAYTKTVWAEVALPR
- a CDS encoding helix-turn-helix domain-containing protein; the encoded protein is MSGVRSGTEGREGVSTVREARSGRAAKPKEDGGDRPGAWSAYGRLLQHLRKRAGLNQQELGEAIGYSLEQVGSVEQGRRPAKAAFTRAADRVLEAGGVLEVLQDEVDRAKLPRFFRNFALFEAEAVSRFDYDPLLVPGLLQTEGYARALFAGHCPPLGEEVIDQHTEARLCRQKLLTRVPFAELSFIIGEEALRNPVADREVMREQWQHLLETRALRNVEVQVMPADCGFHSGLNGSFVVLETRDHQHLGYIESQEVGCVVHDPAEVSAFGLRYGKLRSQALSGVESARLIERMVGET
- a CDS encoding DUF397 domain-containing protein, which encodes MSVEQVTENVDGLRWFKSSYSGSGGGNCVEVAAGLDAMYVRDSKVTGGGPVLRVGRAEWAAFLASTE